One Rickettsia akari str. Hartford genomic window, AAATACACATGTGATTTTCTTCCCCTTACGTATAGCGAGCTTAGGAAAAACCTGTTCAAGTATCACCATATTAGGATTATCTTGAGCAAGGCGATAATTTACTAAAGATTCTCGCAGTGAATCATCTACAGCAAAAATACCAGAAATTTCAGCGTTTTTATCTCTAAACTGTAGATAAGTAAATTCGCCGTCATCAAAAATTTTAACAGGCGCTATTTCTTCATTGCCGCTAATATAGTAATTAAAGTTATATTTTTCAGGATGAGTAAGATCGGGACTTGCTAGGGAAGTAGAAAAAGTTTGCATATGACCGCTCATGTTGTCATTTTCGTCATCCGGATAAAGAAATTTTACGTTAAAGACCATTTCAGGATCACGCATATCAAGAGTTTCAGCGGCGTATAGTTCAAAGAAATAAGTCCGTTTATTAGTAATTAAAGTCATATTAGTAGTAGCATCCGGTTCCATCGGTTTAATAAAAATCCTATGACCGGCAGGTACTATTTGCCATGAAGTAGTATCTCCCATAGAAATACTGACTATTTCCTCATCTCTTGCTAGTTCTATACTTGCTTGATAGCCGTAATATCCTGTGAATTTGAAAACATCGTCAGGGTTATAAGTCATAACTCTTAGACGCGGGTCTCGACCTAGAGGTCGTGATATAGTAAGAGCAAATACATCTAATGTCAGTATTATAAAAGTACAAAATATTATTAGTGGCTTCATATTATTTCTGATTTTTATTCCTTAATAACTTTAGCTTGTAACTAGTAACGGTAAAATTGAATGGCATATCAGGTGATGTACTTGCACTGATAGAATCCATTATAAATCCGATTCTTGCTTCCCATACCATATTTTCTAAAATTTCACCCGTACTATTTTGGGCCAATGATTCAAAAGTAACAACTGCCTCGGTATCGTTTATATTGTTAATTGATAATACATTAATTGAGCGTCTATATAATTTTTGATATCTTATGACCGGTGATAATGAGTTATCAATATTCATAAAATTAGCAAATTGCATATAAACAATACTCGTAGAAGCATTTTTGATAAAGGTAAATTGTTCTTTTAATATATCGTAATTGTATTCTTCTCGTTGTTTTACATAATTCTGAAGCATAATATTTGCGACAGAAATATAAGGATTGGCGAGTGTTGAATGTTTAGTATTAGTAACGGTAGCGTGTTTTTCGGCATCATCTTTTATTAAATAACTTACTTTTTTATTTATTGGTAACAATATGTTAATATTTATACAAATTAAGATTAATAATAAGGTAAAAAGCGTGCATATTAAAATCAGAAGACTTCTATGACTTAATGGTAAGATATACTTAAAATTATACCATTTTCTTGCATCAATAAAATATTCGCCGGATTTTATATATTCTTGTATTGCGTTGGTTAATGGGTCCATAATTACTAGATTAATATCTAATTTTATTCTGTTCTAACTCTATCATAATTATTATAATATGATTATGATTTGTTAATTTAATGTTATTTACGCCATAAAATAAGCTTATATTGTTGCTACAATACCAAATATTGTTTAACTTTAAAATTAAAATAAATAAATTATAAATTAAAATTATACAATAACAATTATTGATGGTAGTTATTATGCTATACTAGTCCCACTTGAAAAATTGGCGACAATATCTTTAATAAGTTCGCAGATAGACACGTATTAAGATACGCTCTGCTCCCAAGTGGCACTTCGTATAACTACTCTTTATTTACTGCAGAGTATAATAGTTTACAGTCTTTTTAATATTTTTTTCTATTTATAAATAGATTTTTTTAAAAAATGCTTGTGAACTATTGTATAGTAAGGTAATTTTAAAATAGTAACAAGAGAATTTAATAATGTATTTAGAATGTTAAAATCATTAAAGTTTCTATTAGTATTAACTATGCTTGCTCAATTACTGTCATGTACCCCTTCCGCTCCTTATGAAATTAAAAGTCCGTGTGTTTCTGCTGATATAGATGATGGATCGAGTTTAAGCGTAAATCCTTGTATAAGAAGACCGGTTAATTCAGTAAATATGGCATAATAAGTAATAGTTTTATACAGTCACAATGTAATAATAAAAATACCTTTGATATGAATAATATATTTGGCTTCTTTAAATCAAGTAACAACTCGAAAAGCGGTTCAGGAGATACACAAAATCAAGAAAGTATTAAATCGGCTAATCCTTTAAAAATTACTCAGAATTGGTATGAAGAGCGATCTGATAAGTTAATGGTTCAACGTAACTTACTTATCATATTAGTAATACTACTAACCATTTTTATGGTTGTGGCAACTTTAGTAATAGCATTTGTAGTAAAATCTAAACAGTTTGACCCTTTTGTTATTCAGCTTAATAGTAATACGGGGCATGCTTCGGTGGTAGAACCTATTTCATCGCCGGTATTAACGGCGGATGAGTCTCTTACAAGGTATTTTATAAAGAAATACATAACGGCGCGGGAAACATATAATCCGGTTGATTTTACGACGATAGCGCGTACGATAATAAGATTATTTTCAACAAGTGGTGTTTATTATAATTATCTTGGCTATATAAGAAATAAAGATTTTGATCCTACGATAAAATATAAAGAAGATAACACTACATTTTTAGTAATAAAATCATGGTCAAAAATCGCAGCAGATAAATATATAGTTAGATTTTCTGTAAATGAAACATCAGGAAGCCAATTAGTTTATAATAAAATAGCGGTAGTAAGTTATGCTTATGTGCCTATGCAATTAACAGATTCAGAACTTGACATAAATCCGGTAGGGTTTCAAGTTAACGGATATAGGGTAGACGATGACAATAGTTAGATTTTATTTTTTAGTTTTTGTATTATTAAGCGGTTTTACAGTACAACGAGAATGTACGCTTGTAGATGATCCATGTAATAATAGTAGCAATAATTATATAGATGATTTATCTATAACTAAGGATAATAGGATAAAAACTTATATATATAATCCAAATGAAGTTTATTTATTAGTTTTGCATTTTGGTTTTCAGTCGCATATAGAATTTGCTAAAAATGAAGAAATTCAAAATATAATTCTTGGGGATGCTTATGCTTGGAAAATAACTCCTTTGGCAAATAGATTATTTATTAAGCCTCTTGAAAAAGATATTCGTACAAATATGACTATTATAACTAATAAAAGAACATATGAATTTGATATTGCTTCTACGGAACTTATGATGGGTAACGAAAGGGATTTAGTATATGTAATTAAATTTTACTATCCTAAGAAAAATAGTAATTACATGGCAAGGTTTTAATTGATGTGATTGCTGTGTGAGTGGGACTTGTCCGCACTGCTCGTCTTATGTCATTCCCGCGTAGGCGGGAATGACATCTGGTAGTTTGCGATCCACGCGGGCAATGACAATAAAAACACTTTAACTAATATAATTTAGATAGATATGGCTGAAGAGCAAAATAATAACGATAATAATAATAGCGGTTCTTTATCAGGAGCAGATGCTCCTGAAGTACAAAGAGAATTATCAAAAGTTTCGGTTGGCTTTAATAAGAGTATTGCGATAGTAGTCGTAATTTGCGGTATTTTTATCTATATTTTTTATACTCTTTTTTTCGCTACTACAAAAGAAGAAATCCCAGAGACTCAAGTGCCGACTAATATTGTAAAACCTGTTACTGATGTTGATGATAATATTCCGGAGATTCCAAAGTTACCTGATCCGCCTAAGCTTGAGACGCCTACTGCTCCTCCACCACCACCTCCTCCGGTAGTAGAAGTTCCGCCGGTCTTGCCTCCGACTACTCCTGTGGAAGGTAAGACAGACAAAACGCTTCCATTGCCGCCGGTTTCGTTGCCTTCCACTTCAGGAACATTAGTTGAGAGTGATGCAGAGAAGAAACGTCGTGAAGCAAAAAGAAAATCAGCTATAGTGTTAGTTGCTGGTGTAGAGCCTAAAAAAACACCGGAACAGATTACAGCAGAAGCGACATTTAAAGATCGCGGTGATATGTCTTTGGTTCTCGGACGCGGTAAATTAATTGATGCAGTACTTGAGACG contains:
- the virB9 gene encoding P-type conjugative transfer protein VirB9, encoding MKPLIIFCTFIILTLDVFALTISRPLGRDPRLRVMTYNPDDVFKFTGYYGYQASIELARDEEIVSISMGDTTSWQIVPAGHRIFIKPMEPDATTNMTLITNKRTYFFELYAAETLDMRDPEMVFNVKFLYPDDENDNMSGHMQTFSTSLASPDLTHPEKYNFNYYISGNEEIAPVKIFDDGEFTYLQFRDKNAEISGIFAVDDSLRESLVNYRLAQDNPNMVILEQVFPKLAIRKGKKITCVFNQSFKAY
- a CDS encoding virB8 family protein, translated to MDPLTNAIQEYIKSGEYFIDARKWYNFKYILPLSHRSLLILICTLFTLLLILICININILLPINKKVSYLIKDDAEKHATVTNTKHSTLANPYISVANIMLQNYVKQREEYNYDILKEQFTFIKNASTSIVYMQFANFMNIDNSLSPVIRYQKLYRRSINVLSINNINDTEAVVTFESLAQNSTGEILENMVWEARIGFIMDSISASTSPDMPFNFTVTSYKLKLLRNKNQK
- a CDS encoding DUF2706 domain-containing protein, which codes for MLKSLKFLLVLTMLAQLLSCTPSAPYEIKSPCVSADIDDGSSLSVNPCIRRPVNSVNMA
- a CDS encoding virB8 family protein, giving the protein MNNIFGFFKSSNNSKSGSGDTQNQESIKSANPLKITQNWYEERSDKLMVQRNLLIILVILLTIFMVVATLVIAFVVKSKQFDPFVIQLNSNTGHASVVEPISSPVLTADESLTRYFIKKYITARETYNPVDFTTIARTIIRLFSTSGVYYNYLGYIRNKDFDPTIKYKEDNTTFLVIKSWSKIAADKYIVRFSVNETSGSQLVYNKIAVVSYAYVPMQLTDSELDINPVGFQVNGYRVDDDNS
- a CDS encoding TrbG/VirB9 family P-type conjugative transfer protein; this encodes MTIVRFYFLVFVLLSGFTVQRECTLVDDPCNNSSNNYIDDLSITKDNRIKTYIYNPNEVYLLVLHFGFQSHIEFAKNEEIQNIILGDAYAWKITPLANRLFIKPLEKDIRTNMTIITNKRTYEFDIASTELMMGNERDLVYVIKFYYPKKNSNYMARF